A single window of Candidatus Rhabdochlamydia oedothoracis DNA harbors:
- a CDS encoding Lpg1974 family pore-forming outer membrane protein: MWPAIAASMLLATSFTYADFGDSASLRNIENRLNSLEQRRGVNGMINPAAMPLTRNGWDLQVSADALLWQLFEDGLSYAVETTNNGFPVRADEVKSKYNWGFRIGLDYTLPHDNWDVALCWTHLISSRKGSSIANDPSNVLIKTQGFASAKNPFEGYAVANSRYRNRLDQINLNVGREFFVSKWVTLRPFFGLRTDWLRQRLRTSYGFSNVVNGDPVTTDQFTNQRNKWWGMGIESGLNTQWSFCNGFSIYGNVATAIEYGLQKLQLNEINMVGVMENNSASFSRSYHICRPILDLQLGLGWDYNFCDFHFGLKLGWENHVYFDQSRFLSYNTVNYSDNTSGGSLTYQGWTLHACFDF; this comes from the coding sequence GTGTGGCCCGCAATTGCCGCATCTATGTTATTAGCAACAAGTTTTACGTATGCGGATTTTGGTGATTCAGCGTCCTTGCGTAATATAGAAAATCGTCTTAATAGCCTTGAGCAAAGACGAGGCGTAAATGGAATGATCAACCCCGCTGCAATGCCTTTAACTAGAAACGGATGGGACCTTCAAGTATCTGCAGATGCTCTTTTATGGCAATTATTTGAAGACGGTCTTAGCTATGCGGTAGAAACAACAAATAATGGCTTTCCTGTTAGAGCTGATGAAGTAAAAAGTAAATACAATTGGGGATTCCGTATTGGCCTCGATTATACTCTACCTCATGATAATTGGGATGTAGCTCTTTGTTGGACACACCTAATTAGCAGCCGCAAAGGCTCTTCTATAGCAAATGATCCATCAAATGTTTTAATAAAAACACAAGGTTTTGCTTCTGCAAAAAATCCTTTTGAGGGTTATGCTGTTGCAAATTCAAGATATCGCAACCGTCTTGATCAAATTAATCTTAATGTAGGCCGTGAGTTCTTCGTTAGTAAGTGGGTAACATTACGTCCTTTCTTTGGGTTAAGAACTGATTGGTTACGTCAGAGGCTACGTACATCTTATGGTTTTAGTAATGTTGTTAATGGAGATCCTGTGACAACTGACCAATTCACTAATCAAAGAAATAAGTGGTGGGGAATGGGTATTGAATCAGGGCTCAATACACAATGGAGTTTTTGTAACGGATTTAGCATTTATGGAAATGTAGCCACTGCTATTGAGTATGGTCTACAAAAACTACAATTGAATGAAATTAACATGGTAGGTGTTATGGAAAACAATTCTGCTTCATTTAGTAGAAGTTACCATATTTGCAGACCTATTCTAGATCTACAACTTGGACTAGGTTGGGACTATAACTTCTGTGACTTTCACTTTGGATTGAAATTGGGCTGGGAAAACCATGTGTATTTTGATCAAAGCAGATTCTTGTCTTATAACACAGTTAACTATTCAGACAACACTTCTGGTGGAAGTCTGACTTATCAAGGTTGGACATTACACGCTTGCTTTGACTTCTAA
- the hemH gene encoding ferrochelatase codes for MSNTYLIINFGGPRDLQEVEGFLTELLTDQEVIRTPFPSFIHRLLFTRIAKKRALKVIPEYAKIGGRSPIYEDTEKMAATLRQYRKAPILTFHRYLPKTHACFLSAIKQIPKDHQIRVFPMFPQFSYATTGSVALFFSRNLCGQNLNQLSWIKSYATHPLYLNAFEQQIRLCLSQHKLKEEEVCLLFSAHAIPRKFVCTGDPYEKECGLSFHALKKRFPQAICHLSYQSQFDKQEWLRPYTSDVCKEISNWTQDRKTVVVIPLSFTSDHIETLFEIEKLYLPSIRKQGLTAIRCPALNHHPDWIQAVLTIIEQEETLTNQMLLRHPTHSCCSICMPSCCICKKK; via the coding sequence ATGTCAAATACTTATCTCATTATCAATTTTGGCGGTCCTAGAGATTTACAAGAGGTTGAAGGATTTTTAACAGAGCTACTTACCGATCAAGAGGTCATTCGCACTCCCTTTCCTTCTTTTATTCATCGTTTATTATTTACCCGCATTGCAAAAAAGCGTGCATTAAAAGTTATTCCTGAATATGCAAAAATCGGTGGTAGATCGCCGATTTATGAGGATACGGAAAAGATGGCTGCAACTTTGCGGCAATATAGAAAAGCACCTATTCTTACTTTTCATCGTTATTTGCCTAAAACGCATGCTTGCTTTTTATCTGCCATTAAGCAAATACCGAAAGATCATCAGATACGAGTTTTTCCTATGTTCCCCCAATTTAGCTATGCTACAACAGGAAGCGTAGCTCTTTTTTTCTCTCGTAATTTATGTGGGCAGAATTTAAACCAGCTCTCTTGGATTAAATCTTATGCAACCCATCCTTTATATCTTAATGCATTCGAGCAACAGATCCGCCTTTGTTTAAGCCAACACAAACTTAAAGAAGAAGAGGTATGTTTGCTTTTTTCAGCCCATGCAATCCCTAGAAAGTTTGTTTGTACAGGGGATCCTTATGAAAAAGAATGTGGTTTAAGTTTTCATGCTCTTAAAAAACGGTTTCCTCAAGCGATTTGTCATTTATCTTATCAATCTCAATTTGATAAGCAAGAATGGCTTCGTCCTTATACAAGTGATGTATGCAAAGAGATTAGCAATTGGACCCAAGATAGGAAAACAGTAGTAGTTATTCCTTTAAGCTTTACTTCAGATCATATAGAAACTCTTTTTGAAATCGAAAAACTGTATTTACCATCCATTCGCAAGCAGGGGTTAACCGCTATTCGCTGTCCTGCTCTCAACCATCATCCTGATTGGATTCAAGCAGTTCTTACCATTATAGAACAAGAAGAAACATTAACTAATCAGATGCTTCTTCGTCACCCTACTCATTCTTGTTGTAGTATATGTATGCCAAGCTGTTGTATATGTAAGAAAAAATAA
- a CDS encoding substrate-binding periplasmic protein — MLRKISTLLLLALLCCCGSKNHQQRVALDPSWYPLDLEDKNAQLVGFSTEILQKISEKLPLAKIITDAHYLLEDLFQGKYEAVLSSFPPYNFNKDRFDFSESYLMLGPVIVVNKSSDISSIKQLKGKAIGVLSDANALLVELVPNVLIHQYTSKAQALEDITSGVLDAALIDILSAYAYCEDLYQDKLKVGSLPLTNEALRLITARDKNGSLIKAFNKEIHRLKQSGEYQKIIDKWGLPQKEIKK; from the coding sequence ATGTTAAGGAAAATTTCCACCCTATTACTACTGGCTCTTCTTTGCTGCTGTGGAAGTAAAAACCACCAACAAAGAGTGGCTCTTGACCCTAGTTGGTATCCTTTGGATTTAGAGGATAAAAATGCGCAATTGGTAGGATTTTCTACAGAAATTTTGCAGAAGATTTCAGAAAAACTTCCACTTGCTAAAATTATAACAGATGCACACTACTTATTAGAAGACTTGTTCCAAGGAAAATATGAGGCTGTGCTCTCTTCTTTTCCTCCCTATAACTTTAACAAAGACCGCTTTGATTTTTCAGAAAGCTATTTAATGTTAGGTCCTGTAATTGTAGTAAATAAGTCATCCGATATCTCTTCTATCAAACAGTTAAAAGGCAAAGCTATCGGTGTACTCTCTGATGCTAATGCTTTATTAGTTGAATTGGTTCCTAATGTATTAATCCATCAATACACATCTAAAGCACAAGCCCTTGAAGATATAACTTCCGGTGTGCTTGATGCAGCTTTAATCGATATTCTAAGCGCTTATGCCTATTGCGAGGATCTCTATCAAGATAAGCTAAAGGTAGGATCCCTACCTTTAACCAATGAGGCTTTAAGACTGATTACAGCACGGGATAAAAATGGCTCTTTAATCAAAGCCTTTAATAAAGAGATTCATCGGTTAAAGCAGTCTGGAGAATATCAAAAAATAATTGATAAATGGGGCCTTCCACAAAAAGAGATAAAAAAATAA
- a CDS encoding glycosyltransferase family 2 protein — MSSAYLPKIFIIIVNWNGRQDTLTCLQSLQSLDYPNYQIVIVDNGSNDGSISAIKLQFPHHLLLENQINLGFTGGNNVGIQYALDHKADFILLLNNDTKVSSDLLKHFMLGFQQFPKAGVLGAKIYLMQNERKLDHFGGTWNPKKGIFDLIGLHALDENWDEAFCIDYVCGAAMMIKKEVFAQIGLLEARFFLIWEESDFCMRAKRKGFQIISYPSAKIWHKVSASFKGKTHITYFWWRNRLLWIERNCACNQLLSIYIRVLIPEILQLLKISLLRSMQCLCFNFFYTKAEQEKKRDRLLIYKAALKGIKDYLLRRFGPGPDWINHC, encoded by the coding sequence ATGTCTTCAGCTTATCTTCCTAAGATTTTTATTATTATTGTAAATTGGAATGGAAGACAAGATACCTTAACCTGCCTACAGTCTCTGCAATCATTGGATTACCCTAACTATCAAATAGTCATTGTTGATAATGGATCAAATGATGGTTCTATTTCTGCTATAAAGCTTCAATTTCCCCATCATCTGCTATTAGAAAACCAAATCAACTTAGGGTTCACCGGTGGTAATAATGTGGGAATCCAATACGCTTTAGATCACAAAGCGGATTTTATTTTGCTGCTCAACAATGATACCAAGGTTTCTTCTGATTTATTAAAGCACTTCATGTTAGGATTTCAACAATTCCCTAAGGCAGGAGTTCTTGGCGCTAAAATTTATCTCATGCAAAATGAGAGAAAATTAGATCACTTTGGAGGAACTTGGAATCCAAAGAAAGGAATCTTTGATTTAATCGGACTGCATGCATTAGATGAGAATTGGGATGAAGCCTTCTGTATCGACTATGTTTGCGGGGCTGCCATGATGATCAAAAAAGAAGTTTTTGCACAAATAGGACTATTGGAAGCTCGCTTCTTTTTGATTTGGGAGGAATCTGATTTTTGTATGCGTGCAAAACGCAAAGGGTTTCAAATTATCAGTTACCCTTCTGCAAAAATTTGGCATAAAGTTTCCGCTTCTTTTAAAGGTAAAACACATATTACCTATTTTTGGTGGCGTAACCGCCTTCTTTGGATCGAACGCAACTGCGCTTGCAACCAACTTTTAAGCATCTATATACGAGTGTTAATTCCTGAAATCCTTCAATTATTAAAAATCTCTTTGTTACGATCTATGCAGTGTCTTTGTTTTAATTTTTTTTACACCAAAGCTGAGCAAGAAAAAAAAAGAGATAGACTGCTAATTTATAAAGCAGCTCTAAAAGGTATAAAAGATTATCTCTTGCGTCGCTTTGGGCCCGGACCTGATTGGATTAATCATTGCTAA
- the sctS gene encoding type III secretion system export apparatus subunit SctS, whose amino-acid sequence MYNTEIYQLSYQALLLILLLSGPPILISTLLGLTVAVFQAATQIQEQTLSFMVKLFAVIFTLLIVGGWLSSQILQFTNNIFTNFPKWAS is encoded by the coding sequence ATGTATAATACAGAAATCTATCAGCTTTCCTACCAAGCTCTGTTATTGATTCTTCTTTTATCTGGGCCTCCTATCTTAATCAGTACTTTGCTCGGATTAACCGTTGCTGTTTTTCAAGCGGCTACACAAATCCAAGAACAAACACTCTCTTTCATGGTCAAACTATTTGCGGTGATTTTTACCTTGCTCATTGTTGGAGGATGGTTAAGTTCACAAATCTTACAATTTACCAATAATATCTTCACAAATTTTCCTAAGTGGGCCTCTTAA
- a CDS encoding transposase translates to MTRSYPSDISRKQFSKIHLILESTRKKTRPRRVDLYDIFCGILYILKSGCQWRMLPIESGPTHEDFA, encoded by the coding sequence ATGACCCGCTCTTATCCAAGCGATATTTCTCGTAAACAATTTAGCAAAATCCATCTAATACTTGAGTCTACACGCAAAAAAACACGTCCACGAAGAGTTGATCTATATGATATTTTTTGTGGAATTTTGTACATTTTAAAAAGTGGTTGCCAGTGGCGTATGTTACCCATAGAATCAGGGCCAACGCATGAAGATTTTGCTTGA
- a CDS encoding FliH/SctL family protein: MKFLTFIQQSEIHPTTAEKVIPAKDFSILLETKMLIEHAQEDIVLYKQKVEKECKKLRAQAKQQGFDEGLEQFSTYIIDLEKKVLFWYSELQKKVLPLALQAAKKIVSQQLSLHPETIVRIVSETLKSVKQSPDITIYVNKLDKEILEANKPTLKKSLEQIKTFTIQERDDIEQGGCVIETDSGIINAKIDKLWESLEHAFQKYM; encoded by the coding sequence ATGAAATTTCTAACATTCATTCAACAAAGTGAAATACATCCAACTACAGCAGAAAAGGTGATTCCTGCTAAAGATTTTAGTATTTTATTAGAAACAAAAATGCTTATTGAACATGCACAAGAAGATATTGTTCTTTATAAACAAAAGGTGGAAAAAGAGTGTAAAAAACTACGTGCCCAAGCAAAACAACAAGGTTTTGATGAAGGACTTGAGCAATTCAGTACTTATATTATAGATTTAGAAAAAAAAGTGCTTTTTTGGTATTCAGAACTCCAAAAAAAAGTACTTCCTCTCGCTCTACAAGCAGCTAAAAAAATCGTTAGCCAACAACTCTCTTTACATCCTGAAACTATTGTGCGAATCGTTTCTGAAACGCTTAAAAGCGTGAAGCAAAGTCCAGATATTACCATCTATGTCAACAAGTTAGACAAAGAGATTCTAGAAGCAAACAAACCCACTCTTAAAAAAAGTCTCGAGCAAATAAAAACCTTTACGATTCAAGAAAGAGACGATATTGAACAAGGAGGCTGTGTTATTGAAACAGATAGTGGAATCATCAATGCCAAAATAGATAAACTTTGGGAATCCCTAGAGCACGCCTTTCAAAAATACATGTAA
- a CDS encoding EscT/YscT/HrcT family type III secretion system export apparatus protein produces the protein MNPNDSYLAFFSKLFELDPFALLSLFFLGLMRFAPIVSLAPFLGNKAPSTVKMGLLICLTLVFLPQMIMTSQTMVGFNFQYIVLCFKELFLGFVLAFFITIPFYIAETAGVNIDFLRGSSALQVTDPFMQTPSSSIGIFYNYIMIVIFYQINGIFYFFNALFDFYTIIPIDKMLPSYFFTFQAAFWQSVWALVGKIVSIGIQLSAPSIIAILMTEMFLGIANRLAPQVQIAFLGMSLKSLLGLAVLCAAWFFILQQMGIQSLGYLKDLEVILKSFQ, from the coding sequence ATGAACCCTAATGACTCTTACCTAGCTTTTTTTTCTAAACTTTTTGAACTAGACCCCTTTGCACTGCTTTCCTTATTTTTTCTAGGTTTGATGCGTTTTGCTCCTATTGTAAGTTTGGCTCCTTTTCTAGGAAATAAAGCTCCTAGCACTGTAAAAATGGGTCTTTTGATTTGTTTAACCCTTGTATTTTTACCGCAAATGATTATGACCTCTCAAACAATGGTCGGATTTAATTTTCAATATATTGTTCTTTGTTTCAAAGAACTCTTTCTTGGATTTGTTCTTGCGTTTTTTATAACAATCCCTTTCTACATTGCAGAAACAGCTGGAGTAAACATCGATTTTCTAAGAGGATCTTCCGCTTTGCAAGTGACAGATCCTTTTATGCAAACTCCCTCTTCTTCTATTGGTATTTTCTATAATTACATCATGATTGTGATCTTCTATCAAATAAACGGTATCTTTTATTTTTTTAATGCTCTTTTCGATTTTTATACAATTATTCCCATAGATAAAATGCTCCCATCGTATTTTTTTACTTTTCAAGCAGCTTTTTGGCAAAGCGTTTGGGCACTAGTCGGAAAAATCGTATCAATTGGTATTCAATTATCAGCTCCATCTATCATTGCTATATTAATGACGGAGATGTTTTTAGGAATCGCTAATAGATTAGCCCCTCAAGTACAAATTGCTTTTTTGGGCATGTCTCTTAAGTCATTACTTGGACTTGCAGTTCTTTGTGCTGCGTGGTTTTTCATTTTGCAACAAATGGGCATACAATCATTAGGGTATTTAAAAGATCTAGAAGTTATTCTAAAAAGCTTTCAATAG
- a CDS encoding EscJ/YscJ/HrcJ family type III secretion inner membrane ring protein yields MTINNILKYLFISLLFTFISCDRNMVIINDVDEREANEIIVFLASRGISSEKMQAVSTGAGATGNEAVKWSIIVDETHSTKAMAILNQNGLPRKKGMSLLDLFAKAGLMSSEKEETIRYQAGLAEQIANMIRKIDGVLDADVQISFPSSETSSMAYGSQQEKIKKITAAVYVKHQGIFDDPNAHLSSKIKRLVSGSVTGLDLNDVTVISDRARFIDVSLMPISEPLEGSGNEYVSIWSIILNKQSASRFRVVFFLLMFCLFIFALLIGWLVWKFYPLLKEKGNWRNLLKIAPFKERQETIEPPESEK; encoded by the coding sequence ATGACTATTAACAACATTTTAAAATACCTCTTCATTTCTCTTCTTTTCACTTTTATAAGCTGTGATCGTAATATGGTCATCATAAATGATGTCGACGAAAGAGAGGCAAATGAGATCATCGTCTTTCTAGCAAGTAGAGGAATCTCTTCGGAGAAAATGCAAGCTGTAAGCACAGGAGCTGGTGCAACAGGAAATGAAGCTGTAAAATGGAGCATCATAGTTGATGAGACTCATTCTACAAAAGCTATGGCTATTTTAAATCAAAATGGATTGCCTCGTAAAAAAGGGATGAGCTTACTGGATCTTTTTGCAAAAGCGGGCTTGATGTCTTCAGAAAAAGAAGAAACCATTCGTTATCAAGCAGGACTTGCTGAACAGATTGCTAATATGATCCGTAAGATCGATGGGGTGTTGGATGCAGATGTGCAAATTTCTTTTCCCTCTAGTGAAACTTCTTCTATGGCTTATGGATCACAACAAGAAAAAATAAAAAAAATTACAGCGGCAGTCTATGTAAAACATCAAGGAATATTCGATGACCCTAATGCTCATCTTTCTTCTAAAATTAAACGGCTTGTATCTGGTAGCGTAACAGGTCTTGATCTCAATGATGTTACCGTCATTTCAGATCGTGCGCGCTTTATTGATGTCTCATTAATGCCCATAAGCGAGCCTTTAGAAGGATCTGGTAATGAATATGTAAGCATTTGGTCGATTATATTAAACAAACAATCAGCTTCTCGTTTCCGTGTTGTCTTCTTTCTTCTTATGTTTTGCTTATTTATATTCGCTTTGCTCATCGGTTGGCTGGTTTGGAAGTTCTATCCCCTCCTTAAAGAAAAAGGGAATTGGAGGAATCTGCTTAAAATCGCCCCCTTTAAAGAGAGACAAGAAACAATAGAACCGCCTGAGAGTGAAAAGTAA
- the sctR gene encoding type III secretion system export apparatus subunit SctR, with product MHKRLLLFSFVLLACLFLGDCLYAKEVIPSSPSIEQLAPTPTILEELTAITAFALLPFAIMLLTSYIKIVIVLSLLRNALGIQQSPPNQVISGIALLMTIYVMFPTAVAMYKAGENQIKDRAPTNLFSAESAQYMVNVINVTKEPMRDFLQRNTTAKHMGGFYQLAQRSIPEEFRGGLKPNDFIILIPAFITSQLKAAFEIGVLIYLPFFVVDLVTSNILLAMGMMMLSPLTIALPLKLLLIVMVDGWTLIIQGLVLSFR from the coding sequence ATGCATAAACGCCTTCTGCTTTTTTCTTTTGTATTGCTAGCCTGTCTTTTTTTAGGAGATTGTTTATATGCAAAAGAAGTCATTCCCTCTTCACCTTCTATTGAGCAACTAGCACCAACACCTACCATCTTAGAAGAGCTAACAGCAATCACGGCTTTTGCGCTTTTGCCTTTTGCCATTATGCTCTTAACCTCTTACATTAAAATTGTGATTGTATTGTCTCTTTTACGCAATGCTTTGGGTATTCAGCAATCTCCACCGAATCAAGTCATAAGCGGTATTGCTCTTTTAATGACGATTTATGTAATGTTTCCCACCGCTGTAGCCATGTATAAAGCGGGAGAAAATCAGATTAAAGACAGAGCTCCTACAAATTTATTTTCCGCTGAGAGCGCTCAATACATGGTAAATGTAATCAATGTTACAAAAGAACCCATGCGTGATTTTTTACAGAGAAATACCACTGCTAAACACATGGGTGGTTTTTACCAACTCGCTCAGCGCTCTATACCAGAGGAGTTTCGCGGTGGGTTAAAACCCAACGATTTTATCATTTTAATTCCTGCCTTTATTACCTCACAACTCAAAGCTGCCTTTGAGATAGGTGTCCTAATCTACTTGCCCTTCTTTGTAGTGGATCTAGTGACCTCTAATATTTTGCTCGCTATGGGCATGATGATGTTATCTCCTTTAACAATTGCGCTTCCCTTAAAATTACTATTAATCGTAATGGTAGATGGATGGACATTGATCATTCAGGGACTAGTTTTATCATTTCGCTAA
- a CDS encoding DMT family transporter, with the protein MVCEANADRKLQNKAVLGVGLMILGLALYPLSDAFIKHLMGTYSVCQVTLLRAFTRLVPLFIATYFQGGPRKILYSKHPTSHLTRLTVNLIYTFCFMFAFSLASLTTIYTFSYTSPFFMIVLGSLMLKEKVTRERWVAVGIGLIGVVIAMRPGSSVMESAAFLVLFATFLGALNKILMRRLASTEHSLAIAIYPNLVMIVAMLILGLMSSSYTNWLSPQFNLVWKPMPWAHWGLFAIVGVLTAGAQYAIAQSLRFAQASILAPIDYSTFFWVVALDFTYWNKTPDIYTLIGAMVIVGSNLFILYRTRKEEAAKQASLA; encoded by the coding sequence ATGGTATGTGAGGCTAATGCAGATAGAAAACTACAAAATAAAGCTGTACTAGGAGTTGGTTTAATGATTCTTGGATTAGCGCTTTATCCGCTATCTGATGCTTTCATTAAACATCTCATGGGCACATATAGCGTCTGTCAAGTCACTCTGCTACGCGCATTTACTCGTTTGGTTCCTCTTTTTATTGCAACTTACTTCCAAGGAGGGCCGCGTAAGATTCTTTATTCAAAACACCCAACTAGCCATCTCACCCGGCTAACGGTTAATTTGATATATACTTTTTGTTTTATGTTTGCCTTTTCGCTCGCTTCTTTAACGACAATCTATACATTTAGCTATACCTCGCCCTTTTTCATGATTGTCTTAGGTTCGTTGATGCTTAAAGAAAAAGTAACCCGCGAGAGATGGGTTGCTGTAGGAATTGGTCTTATAGGAGTTGTCATTGCTATGCGCCCCGGATCAAGTGTAATGGAATCAGCAGCATTTCTGGTTCTTTTTGCAACTTTCCTCGGAGCTTTGAACAAGATTCTCATGCGCCGTTTAGCATCAACAGAGCATAGCCTTGCTATTGCGATCTACCCAAACCTCGTAATGATCGTAGCGATGCTAATTTTAGGTTTGATGTCTTCGTCTTACACAAATTGGCTATCTCCTCAGTTTAACCTTGTTTGGAAACCGATGCCTTGGGCCCACTGGGGTCTTTTTGCAATTGTAGGTGTTCTGACAGCTGGAGCTCAATACGCTATTGCACAATCACTTCGTTTTGCACAAGCCTCAATTCTTGCTCCTATTGATTATTCTACCTTCTTCTGGGTAGTAGCTCTTGACTTTACCTATTGGAACAAAACACCAGATATCTATACATTAATCGGCGCTATGGTTATTGTTGGAAGTAATTTATTCATTCTCTATAGAACTCGAAAAGAAGAAGCTGCTAAACAGGCTTCTTTAGCTTAA
- a CDS encoding Lpg1974 family pore-forming outer membrane protein, translated as MQWNLKKLWPIIATSMLLATSFTYADINDCATHNLENCLCCLKTNETFNPPGMPLRKNGWDLQVSADALLWQLQEDALVYAIESVTFTLPLGNDRIKQKYNWGLRIGLDYTLPHDNWDVDFSWTHLISSSQGNTTAAQGNALRKSGLVLSSVLVGFTTASANYHNRLERLSLNTGREFFVSKWVTLRPFFGLRSDWLLQRLRASYSGVIADPTINQTSNRKVKWWGIGIESGLNTQWSFCGGFSLYGNVAGAIEYGSIKQIVNEFGTVAYSFVDSYHICRPILDLQLGLGWDYNFCDFHFGLKLGWENHVYLHQSFLYNPGLFISASSGDLTYQGWTLHANLDF; from the coding sequence ATGCAATGGAACTTGAAAAAGTTGTGGCCTATAATTGCTACATCTATGTTATTAGCAACAAGTTTTACGTATGCCGATATTAACGATTGTGCTACGCATAACCTAGAAAATTGCCTTTGCTGTCTTAAAACGAATGAAACGTTTAATCCCCCTGGAATGCCTTTAAGAAAAAACGGATGGGATCTTCAAGTATCTGCAGATGCTTTGCTTTGGCAGTTACAAGAAGATGCTCTTGTCTATGCTATAGAATCAGTAACTTTTACTCTTCCTTTGGGAAATGATCGAATAAAACAAAAATATAATTGGGGACTCCGTATAGGTCTGGATTATACTCTGCCCCATGATAATTGGGATGTAGATTTTTCTTGGACACATCTAATTAGCAGTAGCCAAGGTAATACTACAGCAGCTCAAGGTAATGCTTTAAGAAAATCAGGCCTTGTATTAAGTAGCGTTCTTGTAGGTTTTACAACTGCAAGTGCAAACTACCATAATCGCCTTGAACGACTTAGCCTTAATACAGGTCGCGAGTTTTTCGTAAGCAAGTGGGTAACACTACGACCTTTCTTTGGGCTAAGATCTGATTGGTTACTCCAAAGGTTACGTGCATCTTATTCTGGAGTAATAGCCGATCCTACAATTAACCAAACAAGTAACAGAAAAGTTAAATGGTGGGGAATTGGAATCGAATCAGGGCTTAACACACAGTGGAGTTTTTGTGGTGGATTTAGCCTTTACGGAAATGTAGCTGGTGCTATTGAATATGGATCTATCAAACAAATTGTAAATGAATTTGGAACTGTTGCTTATTCATTTGTAGATAGTTACCATATTTGCAGACCTATTCTAGATCTGCAACTTGGACTAGGTTGGGACTATAACTTCTGTGACTTTCACTTTGGATTGAAATTGGGCTGGGAAAACCATGTGTATTTGCATCAAAGTTTCTTATATAATCCAGGTCTATTTATCTCAGCTTCATCAGGAGATTTAACTTACCAGGGCTGGACACTACATGCAAACCTTGACTTCTAA
- a CDS encoding IS5 family transposase (programmed frameshift), whose amino-acid sequence MKFEKAKSLDNEKFRRLTGVKRSTFDQMSLILEISHKEKKARGGRVNKLKIEDMLLMSLEYLREYRTYFHISQRYNISESTAYKTIKWVEYTLIKHPLFALPGRKELLKSDMEDATETPIERPKKKQKHFYSGKKKRHTLKTQLVMSKDTKKIICTFFSKGRRHDFRIFKDSKIKFHSEINLLTDGGYLGLKKLHAKTQMPKRRSKKNPLTKQDKKNNQFLSKERVINENAIGLLKRFKILADRYRNRRKRFGLCFNLIAGIYNLELC is encoded by the exons ATGAAATTTGAAAAAGCAAAAAGTTTAGACAACGAGAAATTCCGAAGATTAACCGGAGTAAAACGTAGCACATTTGATCAAATGAGCTTGATTTTGGAGATAAGTCACAAAGAGAAAAAAGCCCGAGGAGGCCGCGTCAATAAATTAAAAATAGAAGACATGTTACTGATGAGCTTAGAGTATCTAAGAGAGTATAGAACCTATTTTCACATAAGCCAGCGCTATAATATCAGTGAAAGTACAGCTTATAAAACAATAAAATGGGTAGAATACACCCTGATAAAACATCCCCTATTTGCACTGCCTGGACGTAAAGAGCTATTAAAAAGCGATATGGAAGATGCCACAGAAACACCCATAGAGCGCCCTA AAAAAAAACAAAAACATTTTTACTCAGGGAAGAAGAAAAGGCACACCTTAAAGACGCAGCTTGTAATGAGCAAGGACACAAAAAAGATTATTTGTACCTTTTTTTCCAAAGGTAGAAGACATGATTTTAGGATATTTAAGGATTCTAAAATCAAGTTTCATTCCGAAATAAACCTTCTAACAGATGGAGGGTATCTAGGACTTAAAAAGCTTCATGCTAAAACCCAAATGCCTAAAAGAAGAAGCAAGAAAAATCCTTTAACAAAACAAGACAAAAAAAATAATCAATTCCTTTCCAAAGAACGTGTAATTAATGAAAATGCTATTGGTCTGCTTAAGCGATTCAAAATTTTAGCTGATCGTTATAGAAATAGACGAAAAAGGTTTGGTCTTTGCTTCAATCTAATTGCGGGCATTTATAATCTGGAGCTATGTTAA